In Hippocampus zosterae strain Florida chromosome 3, ASM2543408v3, whole genome shotgun sequence, a genomic segment contains:
- the ube2na gene encoding ubiquitin-conjugating enzyme E2Na: MSGLPRRIIKETQRLFAEPVPGIQAEPDESNARYFHVVISGPQDSPFEGGTFKLELFLPEEYPMAAPKVRFMTKIYHPNVDKLGRICLDILKDKWSPALQIRTVLLSIQALLSAPNPDDPLANDVAEKWKTNEAEAIETAKSWTRLYAGNK, from the exons GAAACTCAGCGCTTGTTTGCAGAGCCTGTGCCAGGTATCCAGGCAGAGCCAGATGAGAGCAACGCTCGCTACTTTCACGTGGTCATTTCTGGACCGCAGGACTCACCTTTTGAGGGGGGTACATTTAAACTCGAACTCTTTTTACCAGAGGAATATCCGATGGCAGCACCTAAAGTCCGCTTCATGACTAAAATATATCATCCCAATGTAGACAAACTGGGAAGAATATGTCTAGACATTCTGAAAG ATAAATGGTCACCAGCTCTGCAGATTCGCACGGTGCTGCTGTCAATCCAGGCATTATTAAGTGCACCGAACCCTGATGATCCCTTagcaaatgatgtggcggaGAAGTGGAAGACCAATGAAGCTGAAGCTATAGAGACAG CCAAGTCATGGACCAGACTTTATGCTGGAAACAAATGA